The sequence below is a genomic window from Lolium perenne isolate Kyuss_39 chromosome 7, Kyuss_2.0, whole genome shotgun sequence.
GTGAACAGGTCAAGATGGCGCTACATCTAGGTAGAGTATCTTAACTGGTCTTGATTACAATTTCAACTCATAATAGCCTTTTGCTGGTTCATAGGTGCGAACGCGTGCGCCGCGTCTGCCCACCGTGGTATTATGGAAGTAACCATTCTATCTGACGGTATGAATATGTTGTGAACAGGTCAAGGAGTTACGTCTAGGTAGAGCAACTTAACTGGTCTTGATTACAATTTCAACTCGTAATAGCCTATTGCTGGTTCATAGGTGCAAACGCGTGCGCCGCGTCTGCCCACCATGGTATCATGGAAGTAACCATTCTATCTGACACATAGATCGTCTAAATTAAAGGATGCAAAATGCTAGTTTGGTAGCCTGAGATGATGAATTAAATACCTCTTTTTACTCTTAAGAGAGGTTATTTGATAAGCCACAGCTTTAGGTCTCAAATGATCCGCGAAAGGTCTTTTTGCCTGATTTGATGATGATGTTGTGGATAGTTTATGTAAGCAATCACttgattttctagttcattgaccTTGTCATCTCGGTACATGTTTTTTCGCTTAACACGACTGTCATTTTCATTGGTACTTTAATCAGAAATGTGATGTATACACCTTGAGGCTGCTGCAGTAGGAGGGGCAGGTATGGATCACGTTTGTGAACTGGTCAAGGAGGCCCAGTGGCCAGGTAAAGCACATAACCATCCTTAATGACGATTAAATGGTCATCTCACAAGCACGTACATGTTTGAAGTGTGATAGCCTTTTGCTAATCCTCTTTGGTGCGGACGCATGCTTTCATTCGTTTTATTTTTGGAAGTGACCATTTTATCTGATGTGGAGATGATCTCAAATTTAAGGGtgcaaaatgcttgtttggtagcCTAAATTGATAAAAAATATTTTCTTTTTAGACTTAAGAGATGCTTGTTTGGCACTCATTTCGATATAAGCCTCAAAATTCTATTCACTACAGATTTATAGATATGTTTATGGATGCAGTGGCACAAACCTGCAAATTTTATTGAATACTGTGGCCATTTGTGTCCTGTGGAAAAACAAATTGTCCAGATTCATATTACAGGAAGTTTTTTGCGTTTGTTGCGAAGGTCTCAAGTGATCATTACTTTGAACGAAAGTCATTTGTAAGCACAATATATCCCTAGAAAGTCGTTGATGAGGGATGTTGTTACTGGCCTATCTTAGCTATCTCTGCTCTTCTAGTTCATTGACCTTGTGGTCTCCTTTACATGTTTTCTCGGTTAACATGACTGCCATTTCTGTAATAGGAAGGTGATGTAACCATCCTTGATTCAAACCTCACATGTTAGATTTATAGCATGTTGAGATATTAGAAAAATAAGATACTAGTACATTGAAAGGCcgacaaaacaaaaaattccagCACACAAGCCACCAGCAAGAGACCATTTCAGTCTTCTATTCACAGTGATGTAGGTTGTTGTAGTCAACTACTCACAGTTGATCTAGACAATGCTTCAAGAAAACGATGACCAAGTAAAACTACAGAAGATTAAAATCTATCATACCTCATAAGATGAAGGACAAGGGTAGGTGCGGATGGGAGATAGTAAGCCCAGCTGGTGAATTGGCACTAGCCACTAGCTTGGTGCCACTGCAATACTCATGTATGCAAATTCATCCCTTTTCTTCTCATGCATGAATCTTCTTGTCCGCGTGGTAATGGGTTGCGACTTGGAACCACCGTCCGTGCATTGCAGTGACTTGGTAGAGACGGAAAATATGAAATAATAATAATTACTACTCGGTCATCAGATTACATAGCAGCCTTAACTACCTGGCAAAAACCGTATCTGCTACCATACCTCTTTAAAGAAAAAAGTGTGCTTTAGAGATATTCAAACGAAATTTGTGGAGTTGATGCAGAATAACTTAATCAGCACGTTACAGCAGCCAGAGACCATTTCCATCCATTGGTCTCTTCTACTGGACTCCTTCCTTCTGCTGCTCATATGGTTACAATGCTTTTGGCACCTATATAAGCATCCACCCCCTGCATCTTCAAAGCACCAGCCACCTTTAAACACACAAGCAGCAACACAAGAGAAGCAGAACCAAAACGTCTAAAACCAAATGGcctcctcttcttcttttctTGTCTTTGCTGCTCTTCTTGCGTTGGTCTCATGGCAGGCCAAAGCTTCCGACCCTAGCCCACTCCAAGACTTCTGTGTTGTCGATAAGAACTCCCCAGGTATTATTTACTTCATCACTTCTCCGTCATGTTATTAAGCTGAAACCACTCTCTGGACATTATAATCATGCCTAAGTAACACTGTAAAATCCATACTTATAATTTACATCTCCTACGCATGCAGTGCTTGTCAATGGGTTTGTTTGCAAGAACCCGATGGATGTCAATGCAGATGACTTCTTCAAGGCAGCCAACCTTGACAAGCCTAGGATAACCAACAAGGTTGGATCCAACGTCACCTTGATCAACGTCATGCAGATCGGTGGCCTCAACACTCTAGGTATCTCACTAGCGCGTATTGACTATGCACCCTTAGGTCAGAACCCACCACACACACATCCTCGTGCCACCGAGATCTTGACAGTGCTTGAGGGGACATTATACGTTGGCTTTGTCACATCCAATCCGGAAAACAAGTTCCTCTCTAAGGTGCTCAACAAAGGAGATGTGTTTGTGTTCCCTGTG
It includes:
- the LOC127314656 gene encoding germin-like protein 8-11, encoding MASSSSFLVFAALLALVSWQAKASDPSPLQDFCVVDKNSPVLVNGFVCKNPMDVNADDFFKAANLDKPRITNKVGSNVTLINVMQIGGLNTLGISLARIDYAPLGQNPPHTHPRATEILTVLEGTLYVGFVTSNPENKFLSKVLNKGDVFVFPVGLIHFQFNPNPYKPAVAIAALSSQNPGAITIANAVFGSKPPISDDVLAKAFQMEKNTIDWLQAQFWENNHY